From Sinorhizobium sp. RAC02, a single genomic window includes:
- a CDS encoding DeoR/GlpR family DNA-binding transcription regulator, translated as MNHSKRHNDILRLLQQDGTVTIADLAQRLDVSLETVRRDIKPLTTNGTVVKMHGAVALPSIVGEAPFEKRMRENSEAKKAIAVALAATIRDGDSIMLDTGTTTSYLARELLGHRRLTVVTNSSDIARTLSTVNDNRVYMAGGELRSDNGAAFGISAIEFISHFTVGHAVISTGAIDAAIGIMDYDLEEAEFARAVVAQGRRAIVVTDHTKFGRQGLVRVCDFSTLTDLFTDKAPPRDVSAALKTAGVTVTLA; from the coding sequence ATGAACCACTCCAAACGCCACAACGACATTCTCCGGCTCCTCCAGCAGGACGGCACCGTGACGATTGCAGACCTCGCGCAAAGGCTCGACGTTTCGCTGGAAACCGTGCGGCGCGACATCAAGCCGCTGACGACGAACGGCACCGTCGTGAAGATGCATGGTGCCGTGGCGCTGCCCTCCATCGTCGGCGAGGCGCCTTTCGAAAAACGCATGCGGGAGAACAGCGAGGCCAAGAAGGCGATTGCGGTTGCGCTGGCTGCGACCATTCGCGACGGCGATTCGATCATGCTCGATACGGGCACGACGACAAGCTATCTCGCTCGCGAGCTTCTCGGCCACCGCCGCCTGACGGTCGTCACCAATTCCTCCGACATCGCGCGCACGCTGTCGACGGTCAACGACAACCGCGTCTATATGGCGGGCGGCGAGCTGCGCAGCGACAATGGTGCTGCCTTCGGCATATCGGCCATCGAGTTCATCAGCCACTTCACGGTGGGCCACGCCGTCATCTCGACCGGGGCGATCGATGCCGCGATCGGGATTATGGACTATGATTTGGAGGAAGCGGAGTTCGCCCGCGCCGTCGTCGCACAAGGCCGTCGTGCGATCGTCGTCACCGACCATACGAAATTCGGCCGGCAGGGCCTGGTGCGGGTTTGCGACTTCAGCACGCTCACGGACCTCTTCACCGACAAGGCTCCTCCGCGCGACGTTTCGGCGGCACTGAAGACGGCCGGGGTCACTGTAACGCTTGCATGA
- a CDS encoding choline/ethanolamine kinase family protein, whose product MDGHAELSRTVEDRIRAMPCWSGHIEIAPLKGGISNESYLVRDSAGRHVVRFGRDYPFHHVFRDRELMTARAAHAAGFGPAVHYAEPGVMVSAYLGAKTFGAADVVAERRRVAEVLRRFHMEMPAEISGAAFLFWPFHVVRDYARTLKAGNSRMTRHLPGYLALADELEAVQAPLPIVFGHNDLLPANILDDGERLWLIDFEYAGFSTAMFDLAGATSNAGLSPEQADDFLAAYFGGAPDAALLHSHAAMQCASLLREAMWSMVSELHLTAPGADYVGYTSENLDRLDQALDHYRSTYGKRIK is encoded by the coding sequence ATGGATGGGCATGCCGAGCTCAGCCGCACGGTCGAAGATCGCATCCGGGCCATGCCGTGCTGGAGTGGCCACATAGAGATTGCGCCCCTGAAGGGCGGCATCAGCAATGAAAGCTATCTTGTCCGTGACAGCGCGGGGCGCCACGTGGTGCGCTTCGGCAGGGATTATCCGTTCCATCACGTCTTCCGCGATCGCGAACTGATGACCGCCCGGGCAGCGCATGCGGCGGGCTTCGGGCCGGCGGTGCACTACGCCGAACCCGGCGTCATGGTCTCCGCGTATCTCGGCGCAAAAACCTTTGGCGCGGCAGACGTCGTTGCCGAGCGGCGGCGGGTGGCAGAGGTGCTGCGGCGCTTTCACATGGAAATGCCCGCGGAAATCAGCGGTGCGGCCTTCCTGTTCTGGCCCTTCCATGTCGTGCGCGACTATGCCCGCACCCTGAAGGCCGGCAACAGCCGCATGACGCGGCATCTGCCCGGCTATCTCGCCCTTGCCGACGAACTGGAGGCCGTGCAGGCACCGCTGCCGATCGTCTTCGGCCACAACGATCTCTTGCCGGCTAACATCCTCGATGACGGGGAGCGGCTCTGGCTGATCGACTTCGAATATGCCGGCTTTTCGACGGCGATGTTCGATCTGGCTGGCGCGACGTCGAATGCCGGTCTTTCGCCCGAGCAAGCGGACGACTTTCTCGCTGCCTACTTTGGCGGCGCGCCCGACGCTGCGCTCCTCCACTCCCACGCTGCCATGCAATGCGCCTCCCTGTTGCGTGAGGCAATGTGGAGCATGGTTTCCGAACTGCACCTCACCGCACCCGGCGCCGACTATGTCGGCTACACGAGCGAAAATCTCGACCGTCTCGATCAGGCGCTCGACCATTACAGATCCACATACGGGAAACGAATCAAATGA